A region from the Lysobacter antibioticus genome encodes:
- a CDS encoding YebC/PmpR family DNA-binding transcriptional regulator: MGRGPSIEARKNAEDARRGKIFTKIIREISVAARSGGGDPNSNPRLRSAIDKGLSANMTKDVIERAIKKATGALEGVEYEEIRYEGYAPGGVAVIVDCLTDNKVRTVADVRHAFGKFGGNLGTDGSVSFMFAKRGVLWFDAGADEERITEVAIEAGADDVVVYPEDGSIDVLTSAEAFAQVKAAMDAAGLVAGQAEVTLRADNNIAVTGETAQQVVKLLNWLEDLDDVQNVYSNADLDEDAYA, encoded by the coding sequence ATGGGTAGAGGTCCGTCGATTGAGGCTCGCAAGAACGCCGAGGATGCGCGGCGCGGCAAGATCTTCACCAAGATCATCCGCGAGATCAGCGTAGCGGCGCGTTCGGGCGGCGGCGATCCCAACAGCAATCCGCGCCTGCGCAGCGCCATCGACAAGGGCTTGTCGGCGAACATGACCAAGGACGTCATCGAGCGCGCGATCAAGAAGGCGACCGGTGCGCTGGAAGGCGTGGAATACGAGGAAATTCGCTACGAGGGCTATGCCCCGGGCGGGGTGGCGGTGATCGTCGACTGCCTCACCGACAACAAGGTCCGCACCGTCGCCGACGTGCGCCATGCCTTCGGCAAGTTCGGCGGCAACCTCGGCACCGACGGCTCGGTCTCTTTCATGTTCGCCAAGCGCGGCGTGCTCTGGTTCGACGCGGGCGCCGACGAAGAGCGCATCACCGAAGTGGCCATCGAAGCCGGCGCCGACGACGTGGTGGTGTACCCGGAAGACGGCTCGATCGACGTGCTGACCAGCGCCGAGGCCTTCGCGCAGGTCAAGGCCGCGATGGACGCCGCCGGCCTCGTCGCCGGCCAGGCCGAGGTCACCCTGCGCGCCGACAACAACATCGCCGTAACCGGCGAGACCGCCCAGCAGGTGGTCAAGCTGCTGAACTGGCTGGAAGACCTCGACGACGTCCAGAACGTCTATTCGAACGCCGATCTGGACGAGGACGCTTACGCATAA
- a CDS encoding alpha/beta hydrolase: MDPRQPAAERAAKPRSPRRVLLLHGIWMPGVSMGWLGARLAAAGYEPEVFAYAGAGVGPEASIARLVERLDEPCHVLAHSLGGLIVLGALREHPQLPVRRVVCLGTPLCGSAAAGGLARKAWSAAVLGRAAEVLQRGCPPWQGAAQVGLIAGRTPHGLGRFFGRFEGESDGTVAVAETRLPGLSDHTVIDASHSGLLFSAQAARLAEAFFRRGRFGD, encoded by the coding sequence ATGGACCCCCGCCAGCCCGCCGCCGAACGCGCCGCCAAGCCGCGCAGCCCGCGCCGGGTGCTGTTGCTGCACGGCATCTGGATGCCTGGGGTCTCGATGGGCTGGCTGGGCGCGCGCCTGGCCGCGGCCGGCTACGAGCCCGAAGTCTTCGCCTATGCCGGCGCCGGCGTCGGTCCGGAAGCCTCGATCGCGCGCCTGGTCGAACGCCTCGACGAGCCTTGCCATGTCCTGGCCCACAGCCTCGGCGGCCTGATCGTGCTGGGGGCCTTGCGCGAGCACCCGCAGTTGCCGGTGCGCCGGGTGGTCTGCCTGGGCACGCCCTTGTGCGGCAGCGCCGCCGCCGGCGGCCTGGCCCGCAAGGCCTGGAGCGCGGCCGTGCTCGGTCGCGCCGCCGAGGTGTTGCAGCGCGGCTGCCCGCCCTGGCAGGGGGCGGCGCAGGTCGGCCTGATCGCCGGCCGCACGCCGCACGGGCTGGGGCGTTTCTTCGGCCGTTTCGAGGGCGAAAGCGACGGCACGGTGGCGGTCGCCGAGACCCGTCTGCCGGGCTTGAGCGACCACACCGTCATCGATGCCAGCCACAGCGGCCTGCTGTTTTCGGCGCAGGCGGCGCGCCTGGCCGAGGCCTTCTTCCGTCGCGGCCGCTTTGGCGACTGA
- a CDS encoding DUF4832 domain-containing protein translates to MNLRHPALPVVNVLASALLAAVAMFPAAPASAGELRPSQSNNDLSNPHRGFLLWGSTVAADGGLPDNHYGASIYQIYVPWREIETADEQFDWDKFETNHLKPILDEDPNATFVLRPVADYPDSVANNIGYFYRNEAEPLRAYPKFLELAPVSIQFHNYSQTQCDDVGPGRAPIYNTPAMRQQLVQFVQAFGRRYDGDPRITAVHVGLLGFWGEWHTAGCDSWEPDATTRSAVRDAYAAAFQQTPVHSRYARQSDVGGTNFGFSEDYFPSFTAMCNKFATKLPECDDSGWHNLEWGFRNDATAARGNWKFNPIGGESPNNGQKATWTGRTNDILTLLREYHFTWLGPAGQHEVNPSGKPSTFKANMLKVKRALGYEFTVRQVNWPDSMQAGAAIPVKLSVENTGSAPLYQVYQTELHWVDAGGTTRAKAAFDYPLNALMPNTVPALVDATAQVPATLAPGSYSLRLAIADSWPGRPAIKPQNTGRDSAGRLSLGTVTVAAAAVDL, encoded by the coding sequence ATGAACCTGCGGCACCCTGCTCTGCCCGTCGTCAACGTACTGGCATCGGCGTTGCTCGCCGCGGTCGCGATGTTTCCTGCAGCGCCCGCATCCGCAGGCGAGCTGCGCCCCAGCCAGAGCAACAACGATCTGTCCAACCCGCATCGCGGCTTCCTGCTTTGGGGTAGCACCGTCGCCGCCGACGGCGGCCTGCCCGACAACCACTACGGCGCATCGATCTATCAGATCTACGTCCCGTGGCGCGAAATCGAAACCGCCGACGAACAGTTCGACTGGGACAAGTTCGAAACGAACCACCTGAAACCGATCCTCGACGAAGACCCCAACGCGACCTTCGTACTGCGCCCGGTCGCCGACTACCCGGACAGCGTGGCCAACAACATCGGCTACTTCTACCGCAACGAAGCCGAGCCGCTGCGGGCGTATCCGAAGTTCCTCGAGCTGGCGCCGGTCAGTATCCAGTTCCACAACTACAGCCAGACCCAGTGCGACGACGTCGGCCCCGGCCGCGCGCCGATCTACAACACCCCGGCGATGCGCCAGCAGCTGGTGCAGTTCGTGCAGGCGTTCGGACGCCGCTACGACGGCGACCCGCGCATCACCGCGGTGCACGTCGGCCTGCTCGGTTTCTGGGGCGAGTGGCATACCGCCGGCTGCGACAGTTGGGAACCCGATGCGACCACCCGCAGCGCAGTGCGCGACGCTTACGCCGCGGCGTTCCAGCAGACGCCGGTGCACAGCCGTTACGCGCGCCAGTCCGATGTCGGCGGCACGAACTTCGGCTTCAGCGAGGACTACTTCCCGTCGTTCACCGCGATGTGCAACAAGTTCGCCACCAAGTTGCCCGAGTGCGACGACAGCGGCTGGCACAACCTGGAATGGGGCTTCCGCAACGACGCCACCGCCGCGCGCGGCAACTGGAAGTTCAACCCGATCGGCGGCGAAAGCCCGAACAACGGCCAGAAGGCGACCTGGACCGGACGCACCAACGACATCCTGACCCTGCTGCGCGAGTATCACTTCACCTGGCTCGGTCCGGCCGGCCAGCACGAGGTCAATCCGTCGGGCAAGCCGTCGACGTTCAAAGCCAACATGCTCAAGGTCAAGCGCGCGCTCGGCTACGAGTTCACCGTGCGCCAGGTCAACTGGCCCGACAGCATGCAGGCCGGCGCCGCCATCCCGGTCAAGCTGAGCGTCGAGAACACCGGCTCGGCACCGCTGTATCAGGTCTACCAGACCGAACTGCACTGGGTCGATGCCGGCGGCACGACCCGCGCCAAGGCCGCGTTCGACTATCCCTTGAACGCCTTGATGCCGAACACGGTACCAGCGCTCGTCGACGCCACCGCGCAGGTGCCGGCCACGCTCGCACCGGGCAGTTATTCGCTGCGCCTGGCGATCGCCGACAGCTGGCCCGGCCGTCCGGCGATCAAGCCGCAGAACACCGGCCGCGACAGCGCCGGCCGATTGAGCTTGGGGACGGTGACCGTCGCCGCGGCGGCGGTCGACCTTTGA
- the ruvC gene encoding crossover junction endodeoxyribonuclease RuvC: protein MTRILGIDPGSQRTGLGVIDVAADGRCVYVHAQALKLLDAEDFPSRLGLLCEGLEAVLDEYRPDQVAIETVFMDKSATSALKLGHARGAALATVVRRRIPISEYAPRLIKQSLVGRGAADKQQVQHMVRLLLNLPEVKLQADAADALAVALTHAHMSATALRTGIATHQLRRRGA, encoded by the coding sequence GTGACCAGAATCCTAGGAATCGACCCCGGTTCGCAGCGGACCGGCCTCGGCGTGATCGACGTCGCGGCGGACGGACGCTGCGTGTACGTGCATGCGCAGGCGCTCAAGCTGCTCGACGCCGAGGATTTCCCCTCGCGCCTGGGTCTGCTGTGCGAAGGCCTGGAGGCGGTGCTCGACGAGTACCGGCCCGACCAGGTCGCGATCGAAACCGTCTTCATGGACAAGTCGGCGACTTCCGCGCTGAAGCTCGGTCATGCCCGTGGCGCCGCCCTGGCCACCGTGGTGCGCCGGCGCATCCCCATCAGCGAGTACGCACCGCGCCTGATCAAGCAGTCGCTGGTGGGCCGCGGCGCGGCCGACAAGCAGCAGGTCCAGCACATGGTGCGGCTGTTGCTGAATCTTCCCGAAGTGAAGCTGCAGGCCGACGCCGCCGACGCGCTTGCGGTGGCCCTGACCCATGCCCACATGAGTGCCACGGCGCTGCGAACCGGCATCGCCACCCATCAGTTGCGCAGGCGCGGGGCGTGA
- a CDS encoding FmdB family zinc ribbon protein, with translation MPIYAFQCSACGHAFDRLQKLSDADPTVCPECGAEKVGRQLTAPQFRLAGGGWYETDFKKDGDKKRNLAGEGSSGSGSGGSTPAADSKPAEKKAEPAAAPAKPASGASAT, from the coding sequence ATGCCCATCTACGCCTTCCAGTGCAGCGCCTGCGGCCACGCCTTCGACCGTCTGCAGAAGCTCTCCGACGCCGACCCGACCGTCTGCCCCGAGTGCGGCGCCGAGAAAGTCGGGCGTCAGCTGACCGCGCCGCAGTTCCGCCTGGCCGGCGGCGGCTGGTACGAGACCGACTTCAAGAAGGACGGCGACAAGAAGCGCAATCTGGCCGGTGAGGGCAGCTCCGGCTCAGGCTCCGGCGGCTCGACCCCGGCCGCCGACAGCAAGCCCGCCGAGAAAAAGGCCGAGCCCGCCGCGGCCCCGGCCAAGCCGGCCTCCGGGGCCAGCGCCACCTGA
- a CDS encoding GNAT family N-acetyltransferase, with the protein MTNAAPKFSIRRASVDDARLVADIATRTFVETFGHLYPPEDLQTFLLDSYSVEKQTVILSHPDYAIFLLERDGVAVGHAAAGPCGLPHPDVAEGDGELKRLYVLREAQNGGWGARLFDTVLEWLQREGPRTLWIGVWSENLGAQRFYGRYGFEHVGHYDFIVGNTRDHEFILRRDAVTVAG; encoded by the coding sequence ATGACGAACGCCGCACCGAAGTTTTCCATCCGTCGCGCCAGCGTCGACGATGCGCGGCTCGTCGCCGACATCGCTACGCGCACCTTCGTCGAAACCTTCGGCCATCTGTACCCGCCGGAGGATCTGCAGACGTTTCTGCTCGACAGCTATTCGGTCGAGAAGCAGACCGTGATCTTGTCGCACCCGGACTACGCGATCTTCTTGCTGGAACGCGATGGCGTCGCCGTGGGCCATGCCGCGGCCGGCCCCTGCGGCCTGCCGCATCCGGACGTGGCCGAAGGCGATGGCGAACTCAAGCGCCTGTACGTGCTGCGCGAAGCGCAGAACGGCGGCTGGGGCGCGCGGCTGTTCGACACCGTGCTCGAATGGCTGCAACGCGAAGGCCCGCGGACCCTGTGGATCGGCGTGTGGTCGGAGAACCTGGGCGCGCAGCGTTTCTATGGCCGGTACGGTTTCGAACATGTCGGCCATTACGATTTCATCGTGGGCAATACGCGCGATCACGAGTTCATCTTGCGGCGCGATGCGGTGACGGTTGCGGGGTGA
- a CDS encoding LamG domain-containing protein, which yields MKRSSWFLALSVALAPCLAAHAAPPRVTQGLVGEWHLELSGNTAYDSSGFGRNGLVVGGAASSYGWLNAGADFSAGKYVEVPNSSNLNFGSGSFTVAAWVRMANPGSSIVKTLVENRASGAGRGYSFGVDQGRNVLLQLNDGSTWANYVSDGSLTMAANRWHHIAAVVNRSTAPNTISFYIDGRRTTAQPTPIAANIDNGDRPFLIGGHKDIASYRFNDRADEVLLYNRALPADASGGLGDLMAPGRTNFQPSYWNDDATRKRYNNCYNYANNKATNTFAQPGRAAGSMYSSISCAAVHAAAVRDGLEPVSDINASSYKNIVALVAGTNYDYHWYRRDANGLWTHKPGQTSATNRDNSGNEITDPRTANRGAYTDFCGFFRVWSDSVEGTGHEQVN from the coding sequence ATGAAACGATCGTCATGGTTCCTGGCGCTGAGCGTCGCGCTCGCGCCCTGCCTCGCCGCGCACGCCGCGCCGCCACGGGTCACCCAAGGCCTGGTCGGCGAATGGCATCTGGAGTTGTCCGGCAACACCGCCTACGACAGCAGCGGCTTCGGACGCAACGGCCTGGTCGTGGGCGGTGCCGCGTCGAGCTACGGCTGGCTCAATGCCGGCGCCGACTTCAGCGCCGGCAAGTACGTCGAAGTGCCCAACTCGTCCAACCTCAACTTCGGCAGCGGCAGCTTCACCGTCGCCGCTTGGGTACGCATGGCCAACCCCGGCTCGTCGATCGTCAAAACGCTGGTCGAGAACCGCGCCAGCGGCGCCGGCCGCGGCTATTCCTTCGGCGTCGACCAGGGCCGCAACGTGCTGCTGCAACTCAACGACGGCAGCACCTGGGCCAACTATGTCTCCGACGGCAGCCTGACGATGGCGGCGAACCGTTGGCACCACATCGCCGCGGTGGTCAACCGCAGTACCGCGCCGAACACGATTTCGTTCTACATCGACGGCCGCCGCACCACCGCCCAGCCGACCCCGATCGCGGCCAATATCGACAACGGCGACCGGCCGTTCCTGATCGGCGGGCACAAGGACATCGCGTCCTACCGTTTCAACGACCGCGCCGACGAAGTGCTGCTCTACAACCGCGCGCTCCCGGCCGATGCCAGCGGCGGTCTGGGCGATCTGATGGCGCCGGGCCGGACCAATTTCCAGCCGTCGTACTGGAATGACGACGCCACCCGCAAGCGTTACAACAACTGCTACAACTACGCCAACAACAAGGCCACCAATACCTTCGCCCAACCCGGCCGCGCCGCCGGCTCGATGTATAGCTCGATCAGCTGCGCTGCGGTGCATGCCGCCGCGGTCCGCGATGGCCTCGAACCGGTGAGCGACATCAACGCCTCGAGCTACAAGAACATCGTCGCACTGGTGGCCGGGACTAATTACGACTATCACTGGTACCGCCGCGACGCCAACGGCCTATGGACCCACAAACCCGGCCAGACCTCCGCCACCAACCGCGACAATTCCGGCAACGAAATCACCGACCCGCGCACCGCCAATCGCGGTGCCTACACCGATTTCTGCGGTTTCTTCCGGGTCTGGTCCGACAGCGTGGAGGGCACCGGCCATGAACAAGTCAATTAA
- the aspS gene encoding aspartate--tRNA ligase, with protein sequence MRTHFCGLVDEALIGQTVTLCGWVNTNRVQSHVVFTDLRDHEGVVQIVVDSDTAELFKTAGDLSVESCVRVTGTVRARQAANEKIRSGKVEVLAATIEVLNKAEPLPFHAHENAGEETRLTYRYLDLRRPEMQKMMRTRIRLVQSLRRWLDARGFQDIETPILTKATPEGARDFLVPARMHPGEFYALPQSPQLFKQILMVAGFDRYYQIARCFRDEALRADRQLEFTQLDMEFAWVSERDVQDTVEDMIRVVFKETIEVELDAQFPRMTYAEAMRRYGSDKPDLRIDLEFVDIAELVKQCEFKVFTDWANHADGRVVALRAPGAAGWSRKQIDECGAHAAKYGAKGLAWMKVEDAAKGRDGINSPIAKFLDDATLAKIVEVSGAQSGDAIFFGAADYKTASDFMGALRLKLGKDLGLVADGWKPLWVTDFPMFEWDEEAQRYVALHHPFTAPAVDDIADLRANAKTAVSRGYDMVLNGNEIGGGSIRIHRPQMQSAVFDLLGIGAEEAEAKFGFLLDALKYGAPPHGGIAFGIDRIAALMGGTESIRDVIAFPKTTTAQCLMTGAPSPIPDAQLAEVHVMVRPKKDPA encoded by the coding sequence ATGCGTACCCATTTCTGCGGCCTCGTCGACGAGGCGCTGATCGGCCAGACCGTCACCCTGTGCGGCTGGGTCAACACCAATCGCGTCCAGAGCCACGTGGTGTTCACCGATCTGCGCGATCACGAGGGCGTGGTGCAGATCGTCGTCGACTCCGATACCGCCGAACTGTTCAAGACCGCCGGCGATCTGAGCGTGGAGAGCTGCGTGCGGGTGACCGGCACGGTGCGCGCGCGTCAGGCCGCCAACGAAAAGATCCGCAGCGGCAAGGTCGAAGTGCTGGCGGCGACGATCGAGGTGCTGAACAAGGCCGAGCCGCTGCCGTTCCATGCCCATGAGAACGCCGGCGAAGAAACCCGCCTGACCTACCGCTACCTCGACCTGCGCCGCCCCGAGATGCAGAAGATGATGCGCACGCGCATCCGCCTGGTGCAGTCGCTGCGCCGCTGGCTCGACGCGCGCGGTTTCCAGGACATCGAAACCCCGATCCTGACCAAGGCCACGCCGGAAGGCGCGCGCGACTTCCTGGTGCCGGCGCGCATGCATCCGGGCGAGTTTTACGCTCTGCCGCAGTCGCCGCAGTTGTTCAAGCAGATCCTGATGGTGGCCGGCTTCGACCGTTACTACCAGATCGCGCGCTGCTTCCGCGACGAAGCGCTGCGTGCCGACCGCCAGCTCGAGTTCACCCAGCTCGACATGGAGTTCGCCTGGGTCTCCGAGCGCGACGTGCAGGACACCGTCGAGGACATGATCCGGGTGGTGTTCAAGGAAACCATCGAGGTCGAACTCGATGCGCAGTTCCCGCGCATGACCTATGCCGAAGCCATGCGCCGCTACGGTTCCGACAAGCCCGATCTGCGCATCGACCTGGAATTCGTCGACATCGCCGAGCTGGTCAAGCAGTGCGAATTCAAGGTCTTCACCGATTGGGCCAACCACGCCGATGGCCGCGTCGTCGCCCTGCGTGCGCCGGGTGCGGCCGGCTGGTCGCGCAAGCAGATCGACGAGTGCGGCGCGCACGCGGCGAAGTACGGCGCCAAGGGCCTGGCCTGGATGAAGGTCGAAGACGCCGCGAAGGGCCGCGACGGCATCAACTCGCCGATCGCCAAGTTCCTCGACGACGCCACCCTGGCCAAGATCGTCGAAGTCAGCGGCGCCCAGAGCGGCGACGCGATCTTCTTCGGCGCCGCCGACTACAAGACCGCCAGCGACTTCATGGGCGCGCTGCGCCTCAAGCTCGGCAAGGACCTCGGCCTGGTCGCCGACGGCTGGAAGCCGCTGTGGGTCACCGACTTCCCGATGTTCGAGTGGGACGAGGAAGCGCAGCGCTACGTCGCCCTGCATCACCCCTTCACCGCGCCCGCAGTCGACGACATCGCCGACCTGCGCGCCAACGCCAAGACCGCGGTGTCGCGCGGCTACGACATGGTCCTCAACGGCAACGAGATCGGCGGCGGTTCGATCCGTATCCACCGCCCGCAGATGCAGTCGGCGGTGTTCGACCTGCTCGGCATCGGCGCGGAAGAGGCCGAGGCCAAGTTCGGCTTCCTGCTCGACGCGCTCAAGTACGGCGCGCCGCCGCACGGCGGCATCGCCTTCGGCATCGACCGCATCGCCGCGCTGATGGGCGGCACCGAATCGATCCGCGACGTCATCGCGTTCCCGAAGACCACCACCGCGCAATGCCTGATGACCGGCGCGCCGTCGCCGATCCCGGACGCGCAGCTGGCCGAAGTGCACGTGATGGTGCGCCCGAAGAAAGACCCGGCCTGA